A stretch of DNA from Myotis daubentonii chromosome 12, mMyoDau2.1, whole genome shotgun sequence:
aaaggagcaagaagaaaaacaagttcTTCTATTAAAGTAGAGGCTGTGTCTTACCTTTTTACCCACAGCGCCTAGCATAAAACTGCATATAGTATGCGCATGGTGAATGTaaactgagtgaatgaatgcatgagtgGGTTGGGTGCATGCCCCCTGCTCTGTCCTGAAGACATGCTTGTTGGAATGATGTTAACTCACATTTGCATAGCAGTTTAAAGTTTATAAAGTAGGTGCCTTTGCACCTTGTAAATCTCAAATATAATTCTGATACCCCTCATTAatttcatttcccccatcacATGTAGTCCTACACAAAGTTTTTTCCAAAGGATGGTACGGAGTTGGCCAAGAAACCACAAGCAGGGAGAAGAAATTGTAAATAATGGCAAATAAAGGATTCTTCTTAGGGAAAGAAATAGGATTTGTTAGCAGTCTGTGGGAGTGGTATAAAGGGCTCCAGTATGCTTCAGCAATACCCTCTGCTTCTATTTTAAGCGCGTGCTGGTTTTGGGCAAATCCTGCAAAGACTTACACCCTTGTTGCAGTCTGTCTGTCCCTACGCCTTGCCTTCACCATTCACCCAGTGACCTCCTCCTTGCCAGGACTCCCTTCAGCCTCTCAGCCTCCACCCTGGGCTGGATTAGgttcccctttcttccttccatagCACCTGCTCCATCTGATTTGTAGCGTTGGGCTGTAATTACATAGTTAGGTTGATCTCCAGCTAGATTGTGATCCCTTTGGCCAAGAGGTTATATTCTTGTGTCTCCAGTGCATGGCACCAGAATGTTTCTAAAAATAGCATCTGGACACCCTTCAATCAGAATCTCGATGGGCGAGGCCCAGgaatctcctttttaaaaacacacacacacacacacacacacacacacacacacacacacatttttattgatttcagagaggaagagagagggagagagcgataggaaatcaatgatgagagagaatcattgattggctgcctcctacacgccccctactggggatccagccacaatccaggcatgtgcccttgacgaatccaacccggacccttcagtccccaggccaacgctctatccactgagccaaaccggctagggttctccttttcttttattaaccTGCTCTCGAGGTGATGCTTAAAGCCAGTTTGAAAGCCACTGTGTCGTAAAACCTCAGGTTCGCTGGATGAGTGTTTTTGGAGGTGTGTCTGTCTTTTCCGTGCTGGGCTTTCTGTGCGCTGGGTCAGAGCTGACACATTCCAGTGCCTTTGACGAAGATCGGGAGAGCACTCCACCAGCTACAGTAACTCCTTTCTGTTGCAGGGGATGCATTTCTGTGTGCAGGCTCTTCTGCCGCGGGTCTCTCTTGTCACGTGCCGCTCCTCTGTGAGCTGAGGCCctgactcccctccccacagaagGAAGAGACCTTTGCCTCTGAAGATGAACTCCACGGACCACTTCCCGGACGCTCCCAACACCACCTGGCCCCTGCCTGGCGCCCCGGGGGCAAACGGCACTGCTGGGCGGGCGGGTCTCCACGGCCCGGTGCACACGGCCACCGTGGTGACCTGTACTTTCCTGCTCGTGGTCATCTTCTGCCTGGGCTCCTACGGCAACCTCATCGTCTTCTTGTCCTTTTTCGATCCGGCCTTCAGGAAGTTCCGAACCAACTTTGACTTCATGATCCTGAACCTGTCCTTCTGCGACCTCTTCATCTGCGGGGTGACGGCCCCCATGTTCGCCTTCGTGCTGTTCTTCAGCAGCACCCCGCACGCCTTCTGCTTCACCTTCCACCTCACCAGCTCCGGCTTCATCATCATGTCCCTCAAGACCGTGGCCGTGATCGCCCTGCACCGGCTCCGCATGGTGCTGGGGAAGCAGCCCAGTCGCACGGCCTCCTTTCCCTGCACCCTGCTCCTCACTCTGCTGCTCTGGGCCACCAGTTTCAGCCTGGCCACCGTGGCCACCCTGAAAACCCGCAagtcccacctctgccttcccatGTCCAGTCTGATggctggggaagggaaagccGTCCTGTCTCTCTACGTGGTCGACTTCGCCTTTTGTGTGGCTGTGGTCTCCGTCTCTTACATCATGATTGCCCAGACCCTGCGGAAGAACGCTCAGGTCAGAAAGTGCCCCCCCGTGATCACAGTGGACGCTTCCAGACCGCCGCCTTTCATGGGGGCGCCGGGGAAGGGAGGCGGAGACCCCATCCAGTGCACCATGCCCGCTCTATACAGGAACCAGAATTACAACAAACTGCAGCACGTTCAGACCCATGGATACACTCAGAGTCCCAACCAGCTGCCAACCCCTGCAGCCAGCCGGCTCCAGCTGGTATCGGCTGTCAACCTCTCCACAGCGAAGGACTCCAAAGCGGTGGTCACCTGTGTGGTCATCGTGCTGTCAGTCCTGGTCTGCTGTCTTCCCCTGGGGATTTCCTTGGTGCAGGTGGTTCTGTCCAGGAGTGGGAGCTTCATCCTTTACCAGTTTGAGCTGTTTGGATTCACCCTTATCTTTCTCAAGTCAGGGTTAAACCCTTTCATATATTCCCGGAACAGCACAGGGCTGAGAAGGAAAGTGCTCTGGTGCCTCCAATACATTGGCCTGGGATTTTTCTGCTGCAAACAGAAGACTCGCCTTCGAGCCATGGGCAAAGGGAACCTCGAGGTCAACAGAAACAAGTCCTCCCATCATGAAACAAACTCTGCCTACATGTTGTCTCCAAAGCCCCAGAAGAAATTTGTGGACCAGGCTTGTGGCCCAAGCCATTCGAAGGAAAGTGTGGTCAGTCCCAAGATCTCCGCTGGACATCAGCACTGTGGCCAGAGCAGCTCCACGCCCATCAACACCCGGATGGAGCCGTACTACAGCATCTATAACAGCAGCCCGTCCCAGGACGAGCACATCCCATGTAACTTACAGCCAGGAAACTCGTTTGGATTTGCCAGCTCCTATGTGGCCATGCATTACCACACCACTAACGACTTACTGCAAGAATGTGACAGCGCCTCCGCCAGGCAGATTCCCGTCCCCTCTGTTTAGAGCGGCGGAGGCTGGAGCATTGTGTGTAAACTGGTCCTGTTTCTGGCACTAAgggattttttattttcacttttgtgaGACTCGTTGTAGATCAAAGCTTAAAGGCTCAACTAAACAGTTGGCAGTTATGATTTTCTTTGGTCTGATTGATTAGCATCTATTGGTTTGCTTTGTGGTCTCTTGACATTTTAAGGTTTAatataaaagtttattatttaGAATTTTGCCCTGACCTGTGTTCCAATCTCTTGTACTAAACTTTTAAATAGATCATGTTACCATGTTAaagtagagaatgatcttttgaCTCAATGTTATGGGTCTTTGAAGTACATATGAGCTGGATATTTTAAAGAGTATGAAGGTGTATAATTTTTACTGAggtgttatttttattaactgaattataaattttgattttttgaagTGTTGAAATGGGGAAGAATATCCTTTTTTTGGGTAGCAGccttatttgaataaataatacattgTTAAAGcagaaaatcagaaaatacaTTATCTATATAATTATCCTTACAAAAAACACACAGCTATTAGGTACTTTCCTAAGACAGTCAACCAAGaatatactattattattattaccatttattattatagacattgTTATTTTGTGTCAATCGAGTAGCTATATAGAGctgtggtgtttttgtttttgttttttaaggaagatgttattgccttagctggtttggctcaatggatagagcgtcggcctatggactaaatAAAGAgctctgggttcaattccagtctaggacacatgaccgggttgtgggctcgatccccgggggggggggggggagggggcgtgcaggaggcagtcaatcaatgattctctctcatcaatggtgtttctgtctctctctccctctcccttcctctttgaaatcaattttatatatatataaaagaaagatgTTATCCCTTGGTAAAAGTaaattattctattctattctattctattctattctattctattctattctattctattctattctattctattctattctattcactaGAATCCCAATGAAGAGGACTGCACCTGTGGTAGCGGTATGCTACTCCTGGGAGAGTCGGTGCTAAATGTGTCCATCTCAGTCAGGGTTTTGTTATCTGGGAAGCAATATAGACTGTTACGTGTTAGATGATGTTTATTGTTGCTTAGGAAGGCATAAGGATGAgaactggaatttttaaaaaaatatgtttttattgatttcagagatatgaagggagagagagagaatcattgatcagctgcctactgcataccccctactgaggatcaagtccacaacccaggcatgtgctgtgacccggaatcgaactgttacctcctggttcatgggccaaccctcaaccactgagcgataccagccaggctgggaattttaaaaaatatgtctctattgacttatttttagagagacaggaagggagagggaaagagagagagagagaagtatcgatATGAGATGTAAGAAGGGAACATCAGTTGGCTGTCCCCCCGCAtgtccctctggggattgagcctgcagccggggcatgtgtcttgactggaaaccaaaccagcaaccctttggtgcattgGATGACACCCAATCCAGGAGCCACCCCATCCTGGGCGAGAATGGGAATGTTTTGATTTATGCTTTCCTCCTGTGTGAGATGGTTTGTTAACAATCTGATGAAGCATATCCaagtaactatttaaaaaaaatttttttgtctttctttattATTGTGGTAGAAAAATCCTTAAGATCTCTTTTTACTAGTAAACTAATTGTGTTATTCTCTCCCATTAATCTTAAACTGGTGATGGGCAGTAAGGGAAAATAGATTAAGTatttgtatacctaaaactaattttattatatacagtACTCTGTGATTCCTAGCATAACAACTGTAAActcatatttttatgtaaaaaagttttcatttacaATTAGCATTTGAACTTGTTATAGTTTTAGAACTGTAACTGCTAGACACAGGATGAGCATCAAGATACAaaacctatcttttaaaaaaaaatctatctttagAAATTGTTATATTCAAGAACAGTTATTGCAAATTGGACAGCACTTTACTCCTGTGGATGAAAGATATTGTTTGTAGCATCCTCTCCCAGGCTGGTCCCAAGTACAGAGGTTAAGCGGGGCATGGAGAAGACACAGTGGGCACTCAGCTAGAACTCTGCTCAACCTCCTCTAACGACGCTTCCCTTTCAGCATCggccatttatttatatttctgagACTGAAGTATGAGATATGggtttcaatttcttttcttttttcaaaatatatttttaatgatttcagagaggaagggagaaggagagagtgatagaaacatcaatgatgagagagaatcatcgatcacctgcctcctgcatgccccctaatgagAATCATAggccaggcatatgccctgactgggaatcaaaccagtgatcgcCTGGTtcctgagtcaatgctcaaccattgagccaaacccaGCTGggctcaactttttaaaaaattcaccttTCAGtactcttctcttcctcctcatctttttttcttttatttttgctatgCAATTTTATAAGAGCAGAGCAAAtatccattcttttatttttggaatgGAGTGCTATTTTTGGAAGTCAT
This window harbors:
- the GPR75 gene encoding probable G-protein coupled receptor 75 codes for the protein MNSTDHFPDAPNTTWPLPGAPGANGTAGRAGLHGPVHTATVVTCTFLLVVIFCLGSYGNLIVFLSFFDPAFRKFRTNFDFMILNLSFCDLFICGVTAPMFAFVLFFSSTPHAFCFTFHLTSSGFIIMSLKTVAVIALHRLRMVLGKQPSRTASFPCTLLLTLLLWATSFSLATVATLKTRKSHLCLPMSSLMAGEGKAVLSLYVVDFAFCVAVVSVSYIMIAQTLRKNAQVRKCPPVITVDASRPPPFMGAPGKGGGDPIQCTMPALYRNQNYNKLQHVQTHGYTQSPNQLPTPAASRLQLVSAVNLSTAKDSKAVVTCVVIVLSVLVCCLPLGISLVQVVLSRSGSFILYQFELFGFTLIFLKSGLNPFIYSRNSTGLRRKVLWCLQYIGLGFFCCKQKTRLRAMGKGNLEVNRNKSSHHETNSAYMLSPKPQKKFVDQACGPSHSKESVVSPKISAGHQHCGQSSSTPINTRMEPYYSIYNSSPSQDEHIPCNLQPGNSFGFASSYVAMHYHTTNDLLQECDSASARQIPVPSV